The genomic DNA TGGTGCGGGAACGCAATTTGTTCGACTTGGTTCCAGCCAAGTGGCGATGGCCATCAGCTTTGTTTCTTATCATTCTCGGTGGCTTAATAACATTTTTAATGACAGATGGGATTGCAGAAGTTTACCTTGGTTTGTTAAATCACTACATTGTTTACTTTATCAATGCAGCAGTTGTTATTTTAGGAATCTGTCTGCTCAGTTTGGGAAGTAAAAAGCTTGCTTTTCTCCAATTTTTTGGTCGCCATTCCCTCTTTATCTTATGTACGCATTATCTCTTTCTCTATTTTTTCCAAGCTGTTGACCGCTATATCGTAGGCAATAAAATGTTCCACTATACTTTATTGCCGTCAGTCATTATGCTGCTCACAACCCTTTTGGCCTACCTTCTTTTCTTTAATCTTTTGAAAGTCGTGAAGAAACAGATTGACAGACCTGGGGGAGCATCTCAATAGTCGCTTGCCTATTACAATTTTATAGAGTAGCAAAAAACCATCTCAAAAGGGATGGTTTTTAATCTTTAGATTGCAGAAAGCAAGGCTTGTGCTTGTTTTTCAAGTCCGGCGATTGCTTCCTCAGATAGTTTCAACTCACCAGTTCCCCATGCCTCAGGGTTGACAGTAGTGCCGACAAATTCACCGACAACTTGGGTACGGATGAATGGAAGCAAGGCGTTGTAAGCAGCGAATAATTGTTCGTGACCTGCGTTTGCAACGGAAGAAACAGTTACAAGTTTGTCTTGTAAAATTGAAGGACCGTGTGTGTCAGAGAGGTCAAGAGAGCGGCTTAGCCAGTCAAGGGCGTTTTTGACAGTGCCTGGGATAGCAAAGTTGTAGACTGGAGAGAAAATCCAGATAGCATCAGCCTGTCCAACTGCCTCGCGCATTGCAGCGATTTCTGGCAGGACAGGTGTTTCCAAATCTTGATTCATCAACGGAACATTGATGTCCAAGTAAGTCACTTCAGCCTTACCACCAAGAATTTCTTGTGCTTTTTTCGCCATTTGGTGGTTGAATGAACCTTGACGAAGGGAACCGACTAAAAACAATACTTTTGCCATAAGTGCAAACTCCTTTATTTAAGAATAGTTATTTCTATAATGTAGCATAACACATTTATCACTAATTAGCAATAAACTAATCTTCTTTTTTAAATTTTTTCAGTAATTCAGCCAAAAGAATCAGTTCTTCCTGAGTGAGTGCAGAGAAGATTTTGCCAATGTTGTTGTAATGCTCCGGCAAGATTTTTTCGATACGCTCGCGACCCAGAGGTGTCAGACCAATCAGGTAAGACCGCCGATCTTTACTGTCTGGCACCTTGAAAATATAGCCGTCACGAATCATGTTTTTAATAACGACGGTCATATTCCCAGAGGTACTTAACAACTTGTCAATCAAATCCTGAATACGGAGATTTCCCTTATTGTAGAGGGTTTCCATCACACCGAACTGGCAAACGGTCAGATTGTGTTTTCTGATGGTTTCCAGTTCCTGTTTGGTGATGGTGTTGGAAGCTCTACGGAAGATAACTAGGCTATGTAGTGCTTCTTGATTTTCTGTTAGTGCTTTTTCAATTTTATCCATACCCTCATTTTAGCAATTCTTAGCATCTTTTGCAACAAATAATAGGTAGTGATACCTGATAAAATACATATCTTCTTTTCGGAAAATTGGATCAAATGATGAGAATGAATAGCAATCTAAGCCAACTTGTAGTATAATAGGACTACTATGGCAAAAATGAGACAGCGGACGCAGAAACAGATTATTACTACCGGCAAGCAGTATGTATTGGGCTTGTTTGTTCTTCTTTCGGTTTTGACTTTTTCCATCCTCTATGCTCTAGAGGTTTCTGGCAGACCCTTTGCAGAAGCAAAGGAAAAAGCGGTAGAACTGGCAAGTCAGTATGCAGGTCTTACTTCGGCTACGCAAGTTGCTATCTATAATGGTGCAGCTACCTATTACAGTGTGGTAGGAAAGACAGATGCGGGCGAGGAATTACTGGTTCTGATTCCTGAAGAAGGGCAGGATATTCTTGTTTATCCGCTAGCAGCAGGTCTATCTCAGGAAGAGGCTGAGGCAGTTGCTCAGGAAAATGGTGCTGAATCGATTGATCGAGCCATTTTAGGGTATGCGGACGGAAAACCAATTTGGGAAATCAAGTCCAAAACGGCCTACTATCTTATTGAGTTTGAAACAGGCGATTTGCTGAAGAAGGAGGGTATATGACCAAGCTATCAAAACGAGTGCTAGAAATGGAAGAAAGTGTGACCTTGGCAGCTGGAGCGCGTGCAAAAGCACTCAAAGCCCAAGGACGTGATATTTTGGAGCTAACTCTGGGAGAGCCAGACTTTGTAACACCGAAACATATCCAGCAGGCTGCCATTGAAGCGATTGAAACAGGTAAAGCTAGTTTTTACACGGTTGCTTCTGGACTGCCTGCTTTGAAAGCAGCTGTCAATACTTACTTTGAAAATTTTTATGGTTACAGTGTTGAACCAAATCAGGTAGTGGTAGGAACAGGGGCAAAATTTCTTCTCTACGCCTTTTTTGCGGCTGTCATCAACCCAGGTGATGAAGTTATTATCCCGACTCCTTACTGGGTTTCTTATGCTGACCAAATTAAGATGAATGAGGGACAGCCGGTCTTTGTAAAGGCAACAGAGGCTAATCAGTTCAAGGTGACGGTTGAGCAGCTAGAAGCAGCTCGTACAGATAAAACCAAGGTTCTTCTTCTCAATTCACCATCCAATCCGACAGGTATGATTTATAACCACAAGGAGTTGGAAGCAATCGGAAATTGGGCAGTTTCCCATGATATTCTCATATTGGCAGATGATATTTATGGTCGATTGGTTTACAACGGTCACCGTTTTACACCGATTTCAAGTATTTCTGAAACCATTCGTAAACAGACCATCGTCATCAACGGTGTATCCAAGGCCTATGCCATGACAGGCTGGCGGGTCGGTTATGCGGTTGGGCAGCCTGAGATTATTTCAGCCATGAGTAAAATTGTTGGTCAGACCACTTCCAATTTAACAGCTGTTGCCCAATATGCTGCTATCGAAGCCTTGAGTGGCCCGCAAGATACGGTTGAAACCATGCGTCAGGCTTTTGAAGATCGCCTGAACACCATCTATCCTCTCTTGGCAGAAGTGCCCGGCTTTGAAGTGATTAAACCAGAAGGAGCCTTCTATCTCTTCCCAAATGTGAAGAAGGCGATGGAAATGAAAGGCTTTAGTGATGTGACCGACTTTACTACTGCCATTTTAGAAGAAACGGACGTTGCCCTTGTTACCGGAGCTGGTTTCGGGGCGCCAGAGAACATTCGTTTGAGCTACGCAACGGATATGGAAACACTCAAAGCAGCGGTAGCCCGTTTGAAAGAGTATATGTCTAAGTAAAAATAACAAGTTAAGGAAAGAGTTATGTCTAAAAAGATTGTATCAATTAGTGATGTAAAAAAATATGTTGGCCAAGAAGTGACTATTGGCGCTTGGGTTGCCAACAAATCCGGAAAGGGTAAATTAGCCTTCTTGCAGTTGCGTGACGGAACAGCCTTTTTCCAAGCAGTTGCCTTCAAGCCAAATTTTATTGAACAATTTGGTGAAGAGGAGGGAACAGCTAAATTTGACACTGTTAAGCGATTGAGTCAAGAAACCTCGGTTTATGTGACAGGTGTCGTCAAAGAAGATGAGCGCTCTAAGTTTGGTTATGAATTGGATATTCGTGATTTGGAAGTGATTGGTGAGTCTCAGGATTACCCGATCACACCAAAAGAGCATGGTACAGACTTCTTGATGGATAATCGCCATCTCTGGCTGCGTTCTCGTAAGCAGGTAGCAATTCAGCAAATCCGCAATGCCATCATCTATGCTTCTTACGAGTTTTTTGACCGCAATGGCTTTATTAAATTTGATAGTCCAATTTTATCTGGAAATGCCGCAGAAAATACGACAGAGCTATTTGAAACAGACTATTTTGGCAGTCCTGCCTTCTTGAGTCAGTCAGGTCAGCTTTATCTTGAAGCTGGTGCAATGGCCCTTGGTCGCGTCTTCGACTTTGGTCCTGTATTCCGTGCTGAAAAGTCCAAAACTCGCCGCCATCTGACAGAGTTCTGGATGATGGACGCAGAATATCCATTTATGACCCATGAGCAATCTTTGGATTTGCAGGAAGCCTATGTCAAAGCTTTGATTCAGGGAGTGCTTGATCGTGCGCCTCAGGCACTTGAAACCTTGGAACGCGATACTGAGTTGCTGAAGAAGTATATCGCAGAACCATTCAAGCGTGTAGCCTATGATGATGCCATCTCACTCCTTCAGGAGCACGAAGCAGATGAAGATACTGACTACGAACACATCGAACATGGCGATGACTTTGGTTCGCCACATGAAACTTGGATTTCCAACTACTTCGGTGTTCCAACCTTTGTTGTAAACTATCCTGCTAGCTTCAAAGCCTTTTACATGAA from Streptococcus oriscaviae includes the following:
- a CDS encoding NADPH-dependent FMN reductase; this translates as MAKVLFLVGSLRQGSFNHQMAKKAQEILGGKAEVTYLDINVPLMNQDLETPVLPEIAAMREAVGQADAIWIFSPVYNFAIPGTVKNALDWLSRSLDLSDTHGPSILQDKLVTVSSVANAGHEQLFAAYNALLPFIRTQVVGEFVGTTVNPEAWGTGELKLSEEAIAGLEKQAQALLSAI
- a CDS encoding MarR family winged helix-turn-helix transcriptional regulator, whose product is MDKIEKALTENQEALHSLVIFRRASNTITKQELETIRKHNLTVCQFGVMETLYNKGNLRIQDLIDKLLSTSGNMTVVIKNMIRDGYIFKVPDSKDRRSYLIGLTPLGRERIEKILPEHYNNIGKIFSALTQEELILLAELLKKFKKED
- a CDS encoding DUF5590 domain-containing protein, with protein sequence MAKMRQRTQKQIITTGKQYVLGLFVLLSVLTFSILYALEVSGRPFAEAKEKAVELASQYAGLTSATQVAIYNGAATYYSVVGKTDAGEELLVLIPEEGQDILVYPLAAGLSQEEAEAVAQENGAESIDRAILGYADGKPIWEIKSKTAYYLIEFETGDLLKKEGI
- a CDS encoding pyridoxal phosphate-dependent aminotransferase, which gives rise to MTKLSKRVLEMEESVTLAAGARAKALKAQGRDILELTLGEPDFVTPKHIQQAAIEAIETGKASFYTVASGLPALKAAVNTYFENFYGYSVEPNQVVVGTGAKFLLYAFFAAVINPGDEVIIPTPYWVSYADQIKMNEGQPVFVKATEANQFKVTVEQLEAARTDKTKVLLLNSPSNPTGMIYNHKELEAIGNWAVSHDILILADDIYGRLVYNGHRFTPISSISETIRKQTIVINGVSKAYAMTGWRVGYAVGQPEIISAMSKIVGQTTSNLTAVAQYAAIEALSGPQDTVETMRQAFEDRLNTIYPLLAEVPGFEVIKPEGAFYLFPNVKKAMEMKGFSDVTDFTTAILEETDVALVTGAGFGAPENIRLSYATDMETLKAAVARLKEYMSK
- the asnS gene encoding asparagine--tRNA ligase — encoded protein: MSKKIVSISDVKKYVGQEVTIGAWVANKSGKGKLAFLQLRDGTAFFQAVAFKPNFIEQFGEEEGTAKFDTVKRLSQETSVYVTGVVKEDERSKFGYELDIRDLEVIGESQDYPITPKEHGTDFLMDNRHLWLRSRKQVAIQQIRNAIIYASYEFFDRNGFIKFDSPILSGNAAENTTELFETDYFGSPAFLSQSGQLYLEAGAMALGRVFDFGPVFRAEKSKTRRHLTEFWMMDAEYPFMTHEQSLDLQEAYVKALIQGVLDRAPQALETLERDTELLKKYIAEPFKRVAYDDAISLLQEHEADEDTDYEHIEHGDDFGSPHETWISNYFGVPTFVVNYPASFKAFYMKPVPGNEERVLCADLLAPEGYGEIIGGSERETDYDKLLAKIESEGLNPADYAFYLDLRKYGSVPHCGFGLGLERMVTFVAGTKHIREAIPFPRMLHRLHP